One window of Canis lupus baileyi chromosome 21, mCanLup2.hap1, whole genome shotgun sequence genomic DNA carries:
- the PCNX3 gene encoding pecanex-like protein 3 isoform X3, with product MGSQVLQILRQGVWASLTGGWFFDPHQSTFSNCFHLYVWIFLLTFPFLLYMVLPPSLMVACVYCLVVAVIFTTIKTVNYRLHAMFDQGEIVEKRNSTMGEPEEEPAQGDSSLPRDPGVEMTVFRKVSSTPPVRCSSQHSVFGFNQVSELLPRMEDSGPLRDIKELVREQGSNNVIVTSADREMLKLSSQEKLIGDLPQTPPGAAPDPSLPSTDSSERSPLAGDGAPWSGSSVADTPMSPLLKGSLSQELSKSFLTLTRPERALVRTSSRREQRRGAGGYQPLDRRGSGEPTPQKAGSSDSCFSGTDRETLSSFKSEKTNSTHLDSPPGGQAPEGSDTDPPSEAELPASPDAGVPSDDTLRSFDTVIGAGTPPGPAEPLLVVRPKDLALLRPTKRRPPMRRHSPPGRAPRRPLLESGGFFEDEDTSEGSELSPASSLRSQRRYSTDSSSSTSCYSPESSRGAAGGPRKRRAPHGAEEGTAVPPKRPYGTQRTPSTASAKTHARVLSMDGAGGDVLRAPLAGSKAELEAQAGVELASVEPALLPAEVHRGPAANQPGWRGELQEEGAVGGAAEEPGKRDRTSSVWRTQAIRRRHNAGSNPTPPASVMGSPPSLQEAQRGRAASHSRALTLPSALHFASSLLLTRAGATVHEACTFDDTSEGAVHYFYDESGVRRSYTFGLAGGGYENPVGQQGEQAANGAWDRHSHSSSFHSADVPEAAGSLNLLQPRPVVLQGMQVRRVPLEIPELDLLDQDSLHESQEQTLMEEAPPRAQHSYKYWLLPGRWTSVRYERLALLALLDRTRGLVENILGVGLSSLVAFLGYLLLLKGFFTDIWVFQFCLVIASCQYSLLKSVQPDAASPMHGHNWVIAYSRPVYFCICCLLIWLLDALGSAQPFPPVSLYGLTLFSASFFFCARDVATVFTLCFPFVFLLGLLPQVNTCLMYLLEQIDMHGFGGTAATSPLTAVFSLSRSLLAAALLYGFCLGAIKTPWPEQHVPVLFSVFCGLLVALSYHLSRQSSDPTVLWSLIRSKLFPELEERSLETARAEPPDPLPDKMRQSVREVLHSDLVMCVVIAVLTFAISASTVFIALKSVLGFVLYALAGAVGFFTHYLLPQLRKQLPWFCLSQPVLKPSEYSQYEVRGAAQVMWFEKLYASLQCIEKYLIYPAVVLNALTVDAHTVVSHPDKFCLSCRALLMTVAGLKLLRSAFCCPPQQYLTLAFTVLLFHFDYPRLSQGFLLDYFLMSLLCSKLWDLLYKLRFVLTYIAPWQITWGSAFHAFAQPFAVPHSAMLFVQALLSALFSTPLNPLLGSAVFIMSYARPLKFWERDYNTKRVDHSNTRLVTQLDRNPGADDNNLNSIFYEHLTRSLQHTLCGDLVLGRWGNYGPGDCFVLASDYLNALVHLIEVGNGLVTFQLRGLEFRGTYCQQREVEAITEGVEEDEGCCCCEPGHLPRVLSFNAAFGQRWLAWEVTASKYVLEGYSISDNNAASMLQVFDLRKILITYYVKSIIYYVSRSPKLEAWLSHEGISAALRPVRAPGYADSDPTFSLSVDEDYDLRLSGLSLPSFCAVHLEWIQYCASRRSQPVDQDWNSPLVTLCFGLCVLGRRALGTASHSMSASLEPFLYGLHALFKGDFRITSPRDEWVFADMDLLHRVVAPGVRMALKLHQDHFTSPDEYEEPAALYDAIAANEERLVISHEGDPAWRSAILSNTPSLLALRHVLDDASDEYKIIMLNRRHLSFRVIKVNRECVRGLWAGQQQELVFLRNRNPERGSIQNAKQALRNMINSSCDQPLGYPIYVSPLTTSLAGSHPQLRALWGGPVSLSAIARWLLRSWERLHKGCGAGCNSGGNVDDSDCVGGGGLTSLSNNPALAHSTPENTAGSGDQALPPGPGWGPRPSLSGSGDGRPPPLLQWPPPRLPGPTPASPASTEGPRPSRPPGPGLLSSEGPSGKWSLGGRKGLGGSEAEPASGSPKGGTPKSQAPLDLSLSPDISTNASSPPRAAKDIPCLDSSAPESGTPTGTLGDWPAPAEERESPAAQPLLEHQY from the exons ATGGGGTCGCAGGTATTGCAGATCCTGCGCCAGGGGGTGTGGGCCTCGCTCACCGGCGGTTGGTTCTTCGACCCGCACCAGAGCACCTTCTCCAACTGCTTCCACCTTTATGTCTGGATCTTCCTGCTCACCTTTCCCTTCTTGCTGTACATG GTCCTGCCCCCCAGCTTGATGGTGGCCTGCGTGTACTGCCTCGTGGTGGCTGTCATCTTCACTACCATCAAGACTGTGAACTATCGGTTACACGCTATGTTCGATCAGGGCGAGATTGTGGAGAAGCGTAACTCTACCATGGGGGAGCCAGAGGAGGAGCCTGCACAGGGGGACAGCAGTCTGCCCAG GGACCCTGGAGTGGAAATGACAGTGTTTCGGAAAGTGAGTTCCACACCCCCGGTACGCTGTAGCTCCCAGCATTCTGTGTTTGGCTTCAACCAGGTCTCG gAGCTGCTGCCCCGGATGGAGGACTCTGGGCCCCTCAGAG ACATCAAGGAGCTGGTGCGAGAGCAGGGCAGCAATAATGTGATCGTGACCTCAGCGGATCGAGAGATGCTGAAGCTAAGCTCACAGGAGAAACTGA TTGGAGACCTTCCCCAGACACCCCCGGGGGCTGCCCCAGACCCCTCTCTCCCCAGCACAGACTCTTCAGAACGTTCTCCCTTGGctggggatggagccccctgGAGTGGGAGCAGTGTGGCCGACACTCCCATGAGCCCCCTTCTGAAGGGGAGCCTCAGCCAGGAGCTGAGCAAGAGCTTCCTGACCCTGACCCGGCCTGAGcgggccctggtgaggaccagcaGTCGACGGGAACAGCGCCGGGGAGCAGGCGGCTACCAGCCCCTGGACCGGCGGGGCTCGGGTGAGCCCACGCCCcagaaagcaggctcctcagattCCTGCTTCAGTGGCACTGACAGGGAGACGTTGAGCAGCTTCAAGAGTGAGAAGACCAACTCAACCCACCTGGACAGCCCTCCCGGTGGGCAAGCCCCGGAGGGCAGCGACACAGACCCACCCTCTGAGGCTGAGCTGCCTGCATCGCCAGATGCTGGAGTCCCCTCAGATGACACGCTGCGTTCCTTTGATACAGTCATAGGAGCAGGGACACCACCGGGCCCAGCTGAGCCACTCCTGGTTGTGCGGCCCAAGGACTTGGCCTTGCTGCGACCCACCAAACGGCGGCCACCCATGCGAAGACACTCTCCTCCTGGCCGTGCCCCTCGGCGGCCCCTGCTTGAAAGTGGGGGCTTCTTTGAGGATGAAGACACCAGCGAGGGCAGTGAACTGAGCCCAGCCTCTAGCCTCCGATCTCAGCGCCGCTACAGTACTGACAGTTCTTCTTCTACTTCCTGTTATTCCCCTGAGAGCTCCCGTGGTGCAGCAGGGGGACCCCGGAAGCGACGGGCCCCTCATGGGGCTGAGGAGGGGACTGCTGTACCCCCCAAGCGGCCCTATGGGACCCAGCGGACGCCTAGTACCGCCAGCGCCAAAACACATGCCCGTGTGCTGAGCATGGATGGGGCAGGGGGTGATGTCCTGAGGGCCCCCCTGGCTGGCTCCAAGGCTGAGCTGGAGGCCCAGGCGGGGGTGGAGCTGGCTTCTGTTGAGCCTGCTCTGCTGCCTGCTGAGGTCCACAGGGGACCTGCTGCCAACCAACCCGGCTGGCGGGGGGAGCTGCAAGAGGAAGGTGCTGTGGGGGGAG CAGCTGAGGAGCCTGGCAAACGGGACCGCACAAGCAGTGTGTGGCGGACTCAGGCCATCCGCAGACGCCACAATGCAGGCAGCAACCCTACTCCTCCAGCCTCTGTCATGGGTTCCCCACCCAG CCTGCAGGAGGCTCAGCGTGGCCGGGCTGCCTCTCACTCCCGGGCGCTGACACTGCCCTCTGCCCTGCACTTCGCCTCCTCGCTGCTGCTCACACGGGCCGGTGCCACCGTGCACGAAGCCTGCACCTTCGATGACACGTCTGAGGGTGCTGTGCACTACTTCTACGACGAAAGCG GCGTGCGGCGTTCCTATACCTTTGGCCTAGCTGGAGGCGGCTATGAGAACCCCGTGgggcagcagggggagcaggcagCCAACGGAGCGTG GGACCGCCACTCACATTCCTCCAGCTTCCACTCGGCTGATGTCCCTGAGGCAGCGGGCAGCCTGAACCTGTTGCAGCCAAGGCCCGTGGTTCTGCAGGGCATGCAGGTGCGCCGTGTGCCCCTGGAGATCCCAGAG CTTGACCTGCTGGACCAGGACTCCCTGCACGAATCCCAGGAGCAGACGCTGATGGAGGAGGCACCGCCCCGCGCCCAGCACAGCTACAAGTACTGGCTTCTTCCTGGCCGCTGGACATCTGTGCGCTACGAGCggctggccctcctggccctgctGGACCG GACTCGCGGGCTGGTGGAGAACATACTTGGCGTCGGCCTCAGCAGCCTTGTTGCCTTCCTGGGCTACCTGTTGCTGCTCAAGGGCTTCTTCACGGATATCTGGGTCTTCCAGTTCTGTTTGGTCATTGCCTCCTGCCAGTATTCCCTGCTGAAG AGTGTCCAGCCTGATGCGGCATCTCCCATGCAC GGCCACAACTGGGTGATCGCATATAGCCGGCCTGTCTACTTCTGCATCTGCTGTCTGCTCATCTGGCTACTGGACGCCTTGGGCTCAGCTCAGCCCTTCCCACCCGTCTCCCTGTATGGCCTCACGCTCTTCTCCGCCTCCTTCTTCTTCTGTGCCCGGGACGTGGCCACTG TATTCACCTTGTGCTTCCCGTTCGTcttcctcctgggcctcctgcccCAGGTCAACACCTGCCTCATGTACCTGCTGGAGCAGATAGATATGCACGGCTTCGGGGGTACAG CCGCCACCAGTCCACTCACTGCAGTCTTCAGCCTCTCTCGCAGCCTGCTGGCTGCTGCCCTGCTCTATGGTTTCTGCCTTGGGGCCATCAAG ACTCCTTGGCCGGAGCAGCACGTCCCTGTCCTCTTCTCGGTCTTCTGTGGCCTCCTGGTGGCACTGTCCTACCACCTGAGCCGTCAGAGCAGTGACCCCACTGTGCTCTG GTCTCTGATCCGGAGCAAGCTCTTCCCCGAGCTGGAGGAGCGGAGCTTAGAGACTGCTCGGGCTGAGCCCCCAGACCCACTGCCAGACAAGATGCGCCAGTCGGTG CGTGAGGTCCTGCACTCTGACCTGGTGATGTGTGTGGTGATTGCTGTCCTCACTTTTGCCATCAGTGCCAGCACTGTCTTCATTGCCCTGAAG TCAGTCCTGGGCTTCGTGCTGTATGCTCTGGCCGGGGCTGTGGGCTTCTTCACACATTACCTGCTGCCGCAGCTCCGCAAACAGCTGCCCTGGTTCTGCCTGTCACAGCCCGTGCTGAAGCCATCGGAGTACAGCCAGTATGAAGTTCGAG GTGCTGCTCAGGTGATGTGGTTTGAGAAGCTCTATGCCAGCCTTCAGTGCATCGAGAAGTATCTTATCTACCCTGCCGTGGTGCTCAACGCCCTCACGGTGGACGCCCACACTGTTGTCAGCCACCCAGACAAGTTCTGCCTCTC CTGCCGGGCACTGCTGATGACTGTGGCTGGGCTGAAGCTGTTGCGCTCAGCCTTCTGCTGCCCACCCCAGCAGTACCTGACCTTGGCCTTCACTGTCCTGCTATTCCACTTCGACTACCCGCGCCTCTCCCAGGGCTTTTTGCTTGACTATTTCCTCATGTCCCTGCTCTGCAGCAAG CTGTGGGACCTGCTGTACAAGCTACGTTTCGTGCTGACCTACATCGCGCCCTGGCAGATCACCTGGGGCTCAGCTTTCCATGCTTTTGCCCAGCCCTTTGCCGTGCCAC ACTCGGCCATGCTGTTTGTTCAAGCTCTGCTCTCCGCACTCTTCTCCACACCGCTCAACCCCCTGCTGGGCAGCGCCGTCTTCATCATGTCCTATGCTCGGCCCCTCAAGTTCTGGGAGCGTGACTACAA CACTAAACGTGTGGATCATTCCAACACCCGCCTGGTCACACAGCTGGATCGGAACCCCG GCGCTGACGACAACAACCTCAACTCCATCTTCTACGAGCACTTGACACGCTCACTGCAGCACACACTGTGTGGGGACCTGGTGCTGGGCCGCTGGGGCAACTATGGCCCCGGTGACTGCTTCGTCCTGGCCTCTGACTACCTCAACGCCCTGGTGCACCTCATTGAGGTCGGCAATGGCCTTGTCACCTTCCAGCTGCGTGGCCTTGAGTTCCGGG GTACGTACTGCCAGCAGCGTGAGGTAGAGGCCATCACAGAGGGCGTGGAGGAGGATgagggctgctgctgctgtgagCCTGGCCACCTGCCTCGGGTTCTGTCCTTCAATGCCGCCTTTGGGCAGCGTTGGCTGGCCTGGGAGGTGACAGCCAGCAAGTATGTGCTGGAAGGCTACAGCATCAGCGACAATAACGCTGCCTCCATGCTGCAGGTGTTTGATCTCCGCAAGATCCTCATCACTTACTATGTCAAG aGCATCATCTACTACGTGAGCCGCTCACCGAAGCTGGAGGCGTGGCTTAGCCATGAGGGCATCTCGGCAGCCCTGCGCCCAGTGAGGGCGCCCGGCTATGCTGACTCGGACCCCACCTTCTCACTGAGTGTGGATGAGGACTATGACCTTCGCCTCTCTGGCCTCTCACTGCCTTCCTTCTGTGCGGTGCACCTCGAGTGGATCCAGTACTGTGCCTCCCGGCGCAGCCAG CCCGTGGACCAAGATTGGAACTCGCCGCTGGTCACGCTGTGTTTTGGCCTGTGTGTGTTGGGCCGACGGGCCCTGGGGACAGCTTCGCATAGCATGTCGGCCAG CCTGGAGCCCTTCCTCTATGGCCTGCACGCCCTGTTCAAGGGCGACTTCCGCATCACCTCCCCACGCGACGAGTGGGTCTTTGCAGACATGGACCTGCTTCATCGTGTGGTGGCACCTGGGGTTCGCATGGCCCTCAAGCTTCACCAG GACCACTTCACGTCCCCAGATGAGTACGAGGAGCCGGCTGCTCTGTATGATGCCATCGCCGCCAATGAGGAGCGCCTGGTCATATCGCATGAGGGTGACCCGGCCTGGCGCAGTGCCATCCTCAGCAACACACCCTCACTGCTGGCTCTGCGCCACGTCCTAGATGATGCCTCCGACGAGTACAAGATCATCATGCTTAACCGGCGCCACCTCAGCTTCCGAGTCATCAAG GTGAACCGTGAGTGTGTCCGTGGCCTATGGGCCGGGCAGCAGCAGGAGCTGGTGTTTCTGCGCAACCGCAACCCTGAACGTGGCAGTATCCAGAATGCCAAGCAGGCACTCCGCAACATGATTAATTCTTCCTGTGACCAGCCGCTGGGCTACCCCATCTATGTGTCGCCCCTCACCACCTCGCTGGCTGGTAGCCACCCCCAGCTGCGGGCTCTGTGGGGTGGCCCAGTCAGCCTGAGTGCCATTGCCCGCTGGCTTCTGCGCAGTTGGGAGAG GCTTCATAAGGGCTGTGGTGCCGGCTGCAACAGCGGTGGGAACGTGGATGACTCGGACTGTGTCGGAGGTGGTGGCTTAACCTCCCTCAGCAATAACCCCGCCCTGGCACACTCCACACCTGAGAACACAGCAG GCAGTGGCGACCAGGCCCTCCCTCCgggcccaggctggggccctCGGCCTTCCCTGAGCGGCTCTGGTGATGGGCGACCCCCTCCATTGCTGCAGTGGCCACCCCCTCGGCTCCCTGGACCaacccctgcctcccctgcctccacgGAGGGTCCCCGGCCCTCAAGgccccctggccctgggctcctcAGTTCTGAGGGTCCCAGTGGGAAGTGGAGCCTGGGGGGTCGAAAGGGGCTAGGGGGATCTGAGGCAGAACCAGCCTCAGGGAGCCCCAAAGGAGGCACCCCCAAATCTCAG GCGCCCCTAGACCTCAGCCTCAGCCCGGATATCAGCACCAATGCTTCCTCGCCCCCCAGAGCAGCCAAGGACATTCCTTGCTTGGACAGCAGTGCTCCTGAAAGTGGCACACCTACTGGGACCCTGGGGGACTGGCCTGCCCCTGCTGAGGAGCGGGAGAGCCCGGCCGCTCAGCCCCTGCTGGAGCATCAATACTGA